One Myxococcales bacterium genomic window carries:
- a CDS encoding TSUP family transporter — protein sequence MVGQAIDHAVAVGAEALGVVGGDQARRRRRQRGDHRASLPRGRGLDGTVPRVDVGLGTTVALTAVATVAGCVDAIAGGGGLLTLPALLTAGVPAPLALGTNKGQSVFGSGAATLRFARAGRLAWRRSVPSFAAGFAGAAAGAALVTQVDKAVLDPLIIVLLCVAAALVLVPRPATARLPARPLVTAVAIALVVGAYDGFFGPGTGTLLIVGFMWLLGEVAEHASANAKVVNFASNLASVALFAAHGRILWEISLPMAAGQFAGALIGAHLVLTRGGGLVRLAAVAVALAMVAKLTYGLVA from the coding sequence ATGGTCGGCCAGGCGATCGATCACGCGGTGGCCGTCGGCGCGGAAGCGCTCGGCGTCGTAGGCGGCGATCAGGCGAGGCGACGGCGGCGGCAGCGCGGCGATCATCGCGCCAGCCTACCCCGCGGCCGCGGGCTTGACGGTACAGTGCCGCGCGTGGACGTCGGCCTCGGCACGACCGTCGCGTTGACCGCGGTCGCCACCGTGGCCGGCTGTGTCGACGCGATCGCCGGCGGCGGCGGCCTGCTGACGCTGCCGGCGCTCTTGACCGCGGGCGTGCCGGCGCCGCTCGCGCTCGGCACCAACAAGGGCCAGTCGGTGTTCGGCTCGGGCGCGGCGACCTTGCGGTTCGCGCGGGCCGGGCGGCTGGCCTGGCGCCGCAGCGTGCCGTCGTTCGCGGCCGGGTTCGCGGGCGCGGCGGCCGGCGCCGCGCTGGTGACGCAGGTCGACAAGGCCGTGCTCGATCCGCTGATCATCGTGCTCCTGTGCGTGGCCGCGGCGCTGGTGCTGGTGCCGCGGCCGGCGACCGCGCGGCTGCCGGCGCGGCCGCTGGTGACCGCGGTCGCGATCGCGCTGGTGGTCGGCGCCTACGACGGCTTCTTCGGCCCCGGCACCGGCACGCTCTTGATCGTCGGCTTCATGTGGCTCCTGGGCGAGGTCGCCGAGCACGCGAGCGCCAACGCCAAGGTCGTCAACTTCGCGTCCAACCTGGCGTCGGTGGCGCTGTTCGCCGCCCACGGGCGGATCCTCTGGGAGATCTCGCTGCCGATGGCGGCGGGGCAGTTCGCCGGCGCGCTGATCGGCGCCCACCTCGTGCTGACCCGCGGCGGCGGCCTGGTCCGGCTGGCGGCGGTCGCGGTCGCGCTGGCGATGGTCGCCAAGCTCACG